In Flavobacterium okayamense, a single window of DNA contains:
- a CDS encoding FkbM family methyltransferase produces the protein MKVNKRLKKAIKKILIIFGLWNLIKGLLNKDKGEPLNKNLLEEGTKFYAKFIQTNDLVFDVGANYGNRVEIFQKLQASIVAVEPQKKCVAYLSEKFPNIKIENIGLGSKNEIKTFYEADSSVLSTFSSDYIEKVKNTRHKSSVWSKSVEIEIKTLEMLIEKYGEPKFIKVDVEGFELEVFKGLKHKSGIISFEYNIPELQEEMIACMRQLKSVGYQWFNFSKGETLEMSENWLTLDEFLEKLERKELKMSNFGDIYAK, from the coding sequence ATGAAAGTTAATAAGAGACTTAAAAAAGCTATAAAAAAGATATTAATAATTTTTGGATTATGGAATTTAATTAAAGGATTGTTAAATAAAGATAAAGGCGAACCTCTTAATAAAAACTTACTGGAAGAAGGAACAAAATTTTATGCTAAGTTTATTCAGACTAATGACTTAGTTTTTGATGTTGGTGCCAATTATGGGAACAGAGTCGAAATTTTTCAAAAGCTACAAGCATCGATTGTTGCTGTAGAACCTCAAAAAAAATGTGTAGCTTACTTAAGTGAAAAATTTCCTAATATTAAAATTGAAAATATTGGGTTAGGTAGTAAAAATGAAATCAAAACTTTTTATGAAGCAGATAGTAGTGTACTGAGTACTTTTTCGAGTGATTATATTGAAAAGGTAAAAAATACAAGACATAAATCTTCAGTTTGGAGTAAAAGTGTTGAAATTGAGATTAAAACATTAGAAATGTTAATCGAAAAATACGGTGAACCAAAATTTATTAAAGTAGATGTAGAAGGTTTTGAATTAGAAGTTTTTAAAGGTTTAAAGCATAAAAGTGGAATTATTTCATTTGAATATAATATACCTGAATTACAAGAAGAAATGATTGCATGTATGAGACAACTTAAATCAGTGGGTTACCAATGGTTTAATTTTTCAAAAGGCGAAACATTGGAAATGAGCGAAAACTGGTTAACATTAGATGAATTTTTGGAAAAACTAGAAAGAAAAGAGCTAAAAATGTCTAATTTTGGCGATATTTATGCAAAATGA